A genome region from Defluviimonas aquaemixtae includes the following:
- a CDS encoding nuclear transport factor 2 family protein produces the protein MFKLFCAATACALINFSAGVALAQTDIQDINSVFAAFGLNPEDYNEDERQVLRLEMVECLMLKDGNSEEWGKSIDPEGVSVDSSGYHSIADVRETVLSDGFQLMSATLEDPRFKAVGDDVLILTYLTASEVLLMGETHSGDTINTTVYANNGDGWLAVYHHSGGYDRQ, from the coding sequence TCTTCTGCGCAGCAACCGCTTGTGCGCTCATCAATTTTAGCGCAGGCGTCGCGCTCGCTCAAACTGACATTCAGGATATCAACAGCGTCTTTGCTGCCTTCGGGCTCAACCCCGAGGACTACAATGAGGATGAACGCCAAGTTCTGAGACTTGAGATGGTCGAATGCCTGATGCTCAAGGACGGCAATAGCGAGGAATGGGGAAAATCCATCGACCCGGAAGGTGTCTCGGTCGACTCTTCCGGCTATCACTCGATCGCCGATGTGCGCGAGACGGTTCTGAGCGATGGTTTCCAGCTTATGAGCGCAACACTTGAGGACCCGCGCTTCAAAGCAGTCGGGGATGACGTGCTCATCCTGACCTACCTGACCGCTTCGGAAGTCCTGCTTATGGGAGAAACCCACTCCGGTGACACCATTAACACGACCGTGTATGCGAATAACGGCGATGGCTGGCTGGCCGTCTATCACCACAGTGGCGGTTACGACCGGCAATAG
- a CDS encoding toll/interleukin-1 receptor domain-containing protein, producing the protein MIHFELNGKRIRPGNIGDAIMQAVLESLEAQIREKVGAVRDPQTGEFPTVVVRGDDLDNLQFHVEGSPEVIALVRERLGLESEDEEMQDRQTDGPPRAFLSYASDDSELAERIAHKLQSSGIETWWDRWCIRTGDSLRQKIDEGLGECTHFLVLLTPQSVGKPWVNQEMDAGLVRRLRNECSFMPVRYKLAALDLPPLLSGMHAPEIKADEDITQLINDIHGISRKPRLGPSPHAQAADAATQTGYSAAANTVARYFVENTKYGRFADPMIDVEPLAEASGLTIDDTRDALYELSGFFKDTKIHALVKASLFTEFDRHWKPWDPREDALKLAADVMNDDDFPAESKAIAELYGWEPRRLNPAATYLFERDMLVDYKVIGNREFELHRIVGKPDELRRFLKSRR; encoded by the coding sequence ATGATACATTTCGAGTTGAATGGAAAACGGATTCGTCCCGGCAATATCGGCGATGCGATCATGCAGGCCGTACTGGAAAGCCTTGAAGCACAAATCAGGGAGAAGGTCGGCGCGGTACGCGACCCGCAGACCGGCGAGTTCCCGACGGTGGTTGTGCGCGGCGATGACCTGGATAACCTGCAATTCCATGTCGAGGGCTCACCGGAAGTGATTGCACTCGTCCGCGAACGCCTTGGCCTTGAGAGCGAAGATGAGGAGATGCAGGACCGGCAAACCGATGGACCGCCGCGCGCCTTTCTGTCCTATGCCTCGGACGATTCCGAGCTGGCCGAGCGAATTGCGCACAAGCTTCAGTCAAGCGGGATTGAGACCTGGTGGGACCGCTGGTGCATCCGTACCGGCGACAGCCTTCGCCAGAAGATCGATGAAGGTCTCGGCGAATGCACACATTTCCTTGTTCTGCTGACCCCGCAATCAGTTGGAAAGCCGTGGGTCAATCAGGAGATGGATGCCGGTCTTGTTCGCAGGCTCAGGAATGAATGCAGCTTCATGCCGGTGCGCTACAAGCTGGCGGCATTGGATCTGCCGCCGCTGCTTTCCGGCATGCACGCGCCGGAGATCAAGGCTGATGAGGACATCACGCAGCTTATCAATGATATCCACGGGATCAGCCGCAAGCCCCGGCTCGGCCCATCACCGCACGCTCAGGCGGCGGATGCAGCGACACAGACCGGCTACTCGGCGGCGGCCAACACTGTTGCGCGTTACTTTGTTGAAAACACCAAGTATGGCCGTTTCGCCGATCCGATGATCGACGTTGAACCGCTGGCTGAAGCGAGCGGCCTGACGATCGATGATACCAGGGACGCGCTCTATGAGCTTTCCGGCTTCTTCAAGGACACCAAGATTCATGCCCTGGTGAAGGCATCGCTGTTCACGGAATTCGACCGCCACTGGAAACCTTGGGACCCGCGCGAGGATGCCCTGAAACTCGCGGCAGACGTCATGAATGACGATGATTTCCCTGCCGAAAGTAAGGCGATCGCGGAGCTGTACGGCTGGGAACCGCGCAGGCTCAATCCTGCGGCCACGTACCTGTTCGAGCGGGATATGCTCGTTGACTACAAAGTGATCGGCAATCGTGAATTCGAGCTGCACCGCATCGTCGGCAAACCGGATGAACTAAGACGTTTTCTCAAAAGCAGGCGCTAA
- a CDS encoding nucleotidyl transferase AbiEii/AbiGii toxin family protein, producing the protein MIDRREILDLAATLSLTPHVVEKDYALGWALAGIYAHPELAPSWVFKGGTCLKKCYFETYRFSEDLDFTLKDESQLDEAFLRRVFGEIAEWIYEQCGLEFPADLQRFDIFTNPRGSISCQGKLAYRGPVSPRSPPRIKLDLTADERLVLPPVQMPIFHPYSDAPDGGFTVLAYAYEEAFGEKVRALAERTRPRDLYDVINLFRNTEARPAAAVLLDVLRQKCEFKGIQVPKLGDLAAHRGDLVGAWGQMLEHQLPSLPPVESFWDALPAFFDWLLGGAAAPAPAAYQLGRGETVIRERTLRIPVGGRAQSHLEVIRFAAANRLCVELDYMDERGRRRSRLIEPYSLRRTSENNIILHAWNIDSDGHRSYRVDRIQGARTTNQTFAPRYDVELTPSGPVSIPQIERRSGDSAGGGWGATPVRPARAPRRAVRTTSSFSSGPTYVYQCGMCGKKFNRKTMDGRLNKHKAPGGFPCGGRMGFLVDTKY; encoded by the coding sequence ATGATTGATCGCCGCGAAATCCTTGATCTCGCGGCAACGCTGAGCCTCACACCGCATGTCGTCGAAAAGGACTATGCGCTTGGCTGGGCGCTTGCGGGAATATATGCGCACCCCGAGCTTGCGCCGAGCTGGGTCTTCAAGGGCGGGACATGTCTTAAGAAATGCTATTTCGAGACTTACCGGTTCTCCGAAGATCTCGACTTCACGCTGAAAGACGAATCCCAGCTCGATGAGGCCTTTCTTCGGCGCGTGTTCGGCGAAATCGCAGAATGGATTTACGAACAATGCGGTCTTGAATTCCCAGCCGACCTGCAGCGATTTGATATCTTCACCAACCCGCGCGGGTCTATCAGCTGCCAGGGCAAGCTGGCCTATCGCGGGCCGGTATCGCCGCGCTCACCGCCGCGCATCAAACTCGATCTGACTGCAGATGAGCGGCTGGTGCTTCCGCCTGTGCAGATGCCGATCTTCCATCCATACAGTGATGCGCCGGATGGCGGCTTCACTGTATTGGCTTACGCCTATGAAGAAGCGTTCGGCGAGAAGGTGAGGGCGCTTGCCGAGCGTACCAGACCGCGCGATCTCTATGATGTCATTAACCTCTTTCGCAACACTGAGGCGCGGCCCGCCGCTGCTGTGTTGCTCGATGTGCTGCGCCAGAAATGCGAGTTTAAAGGGATACAGGTCCCGAAGCTTGGTGATCTTGCAGCGCACCGCGGCGATCTCGTAGGCGCATGGGGCCAGATGCTCGAACATCAGTTGCCGTCGCTGCCGCCGGTCGAGTCGTTCTGGGACGCGCTTCCGGCCTTCTTCGATTGGCTGCTTGGCGGCGCTGCGGCACCGGCACCTGCTGCCTACCAGCTTGGACGGGGCGAGACGGTCATTCGCGAGCGCACCCTGCGTATTCCGGTCGGCGGACGAGCACAAAGCCATCTTGAGGTCATTCGCTTTGCAGCAGCCAACCGTCTGTGCGTCGAGCTTGATTACATGGATGAGCGCGGACGGCGCAGATCCCGTTTGATCGAACCATACTCGCTGCGGCGCACGAGCGAAAACAACATTATCCTGCATGCCTGGAATATCGACAGCGACGGCCATCGCAGCTACCGCGTGGACCGGATTCAGGGCGCGCGCACAACAAACCAGACTTTTGCGCCGCGTTATGACGTGGAGCTGACGCCGAGCGGGCCGGTTTCTATTCCGCAGATCGAGCGGCGGTCCGGCGATAGCGCGGGTGGGGGCTGGGGCGCGACACCGGTGCGTCCGGCACGCGCGCCGCGCCGCGCCGTGCGAACGACCAGCAGTTTCAGCTCGGGTCCGACCTATGTCTATCAGTGCGGCATGTGCGGGAAGAAGTTTAATCGCAAGACGATGGACGGGCGGCTGAACAAGCACAAGGCCCCCGGCGGGTTCCCGTGCGGCGGTCGCATGGGATTTCTGGTTGATACGAAATATTAA
- a CDS encoding type IV toxin-antitoxin system AbiEi family antitoxin domain-containing protein has product MNDSRTSLPRGRARLSAVIQAAGDVVRIEDAVQALDITRTQAAKLLSRWTEQGWLRRVGAGAYVPVQLDLLEARQVVQDPWILVPTLFSPCYIGGRTAAEHWDLTEQIFRDVLVYTARAIPSRTVERQGAIFTLRHIKEELIFGTKTVWRGHTRVAVSDVHRTIIDMLADPTVGGGIQHVSECFANYLQRKDADPRALIEYALKNGNGAIFKRLGFLAERHEKGRYIAREAARHLTKGHAKLDPSLSCPRLVTRWRLRVPESWAQEKHD; this is encoded by the coding sequence ATGAACGATTCGCGAACATCACTGCCGCGAGGCCGCGCGCGCCTATCTGCCGTTATTCAGGCGGCGGGCGATGTCGTGCGCATTGAAGACGCCGTTCAAGCCCTTGATATTACACGAACACAGGCGGCCAAGCTTCTCTCACGCTGGACGGAGCAGGGCTGGTTGCGCCGCGTCGGAGCCGGAGCCTATGTTCCCGTCCAGCTTGATCTTCTCGAAGCGCGCCAGGTCGTGCAGGACCCGTGGATTCTGGTGCCGACGCTGTTCAGTCCCTGCTACATCGGAGGCCGGACCGCAGCAGAGCACTGGGATTTGACCGAACAGATATTCCGCGATGTGCTGGTCTACACCGCCCGCGCGATACCCAGCCGCACTGTTGAACGCCAGGGTGCGATCTTCACGCTGCGGCATATCAAGGAAGAGCTGATCTTCGGCACCAAGACGGTGTGGCGCGGTCATACGCGGGTTGCCGTGTCCGATGTCCACCGCACGATCATCGATATGCTGGCCGATCCCACTGTCGGCGGCGGCATTCAGCATGTCTCGGAATGCTTTGCGAACTATCTCCAGCGCAAGGACGCCGATCCCCGCGCGCTCATTGAATACGCCTTGAAGAACGGCAACGGCGCGATATTCAAAAGGCTCGGTTTTCTGGCCGAGCGTCATGAGAAGGGGCGCTATATAGCGCGCGAAGCGGCGCGGCACCTGACCAAGGGTCATGCCAAACTCGACCCGTCCCTTTCCTGTCCGCGTCTTGTTACGCGCTGGCGGCTCAGGGTGCCGGAAAGCTGGGCGCAGGAAAAACATGATTGA
- a CDS encoding helix-turn-helix domain-containing protein — translation MARKNLLVEAPPYEVEQAIDSLGRNLRTARLRRNMTIEQVAEKIGTGPRAVMDAEKGKLATGMAVYAALLWAYDLLRPFRDLADPLTDREGLALDQLSGRERARSGKGLDNDF, via the coding sequence ATGGCGAGAAAGAACCTTCTTGTGGAAGCCCCGCCCTACGAAGTCGAACAGGCAATCGATAGCCTGGGTCGGAACCTGCGCACGGCAAGGCTCCGGCGCAACATGACGATCGAGCAGGTCGCCGAAAAGATCGGCACGGGTCCGCGCGCCGTCATGGATGCGGAGAAAGGCAAGCTGGCAACCGGCATGGCTGTCTACGCCGCCTTGCTTTGGGCCTATGACTTGCTACGGCCTTTTCGTGACCTTGCCGATCCCCTAACCGACAGAGAGGGGCTTGCGCTCGATCAGCTAAGCGGCCGTGAACGCGCCCGAAGCGGCAAAGGGCTCGACAATGACTTCTAA
- a CDS encoding type II toxin-antitoxin system HipA family toxin: MTSKSGATECFVYITLSGTNSFVTAGRFVLEPDWTGVPVGRFVYGKSYLDNPDAVPIDPIELKLAGITYQTTALKGVFGALRDAGPDYWGRRVIEKHAGLPQLGEIDYLLYAPDDRAGALGFGLGPKPPAPQRKFNKTLDLEKLIRLADAIIADEEVPDGPEAGQVEDLMLIGTSMGGARPKAVVEDEDGLWIAKFNRPDDKWNYARVEHAMLELARASNVQTAQSRIVTVAGRDVLLVKRFDREQSDKGYLRARMMSGLTILRTEDTHQHRERWSYVLLAEELRRISSQPKDDAAELFRRMVFNSLISNTDDHPRNHAVIARDKDWKLSPAYDLTPSMPISLERRDLAMTCGDFGRYANAENMLSQCARFHLKPEEAAAIIDAMEERVKETWYETARREGVPEIDCETISTAFAYPGFRLELQKNQ, encoded by the coding sequence ATGACTTCTAAGTCCGGAGCGACCGAGTGCTTTGTCTACATTACGCTGTCCGGGACAAACAGTTTCGTAACTGCCGGACGCTTCGTACTGGAGCCGGACTGGACAGGGGTGCCGGTCGGGCGCTTCGTCTACGGAAAAAGCTACCTGGACAACCCAGACGCCGTCCCGATTGACCCGATCGAACTCAAACTTGCAGGTATAACTTACCAGACCACGGCCCTCAAAGGCGTCTTCGGAGCCTTGCGCGATGCCGGGCCGGACTATTGGGGGCGACGCGTCATCGAAAAACATGCAGGGCTGCCCCAGCTCGGTGAGATCGACTACCTGCTCTATGCGCCCGATGACCGGGCCGGCGCGCTCGGGTTCGGTCTGGGGCCAAAGCCGCCTGCCCCGCAGAGAAAGTTCAACAAGACGCTCGATCTGGAAAAACTGATCCGGCTCGCAGATGCGATTATCGCAGATGAAGAAGTGCCGGACGGCCCCGAGGCCGGACAGGTGGAAGACCTGATGTTGATCGGCACATCGATGGGCGGTGCCCGTCCCAAGGCCGTCGTCGAAGACGAGGACGGCCTGTGGATCGCTAAATTCAACAGGCCTGATGACAAATGGAACTATGCACGTGTCGAACACGCGATGCTGGAGCTTGCGCGCGCCAGCAACGTCCAAACGGCGCAAAGCCGCATCGTCACTGTGGCGGGACGCGATGTGCTTCTCGTCAAGCGCTTTGACCGAGAGCAAAGCGACAAAGGATATTTGCGCGCCCGCATGATGAGCGGGCTCACAATCCTGCGGACCGAGGACACCCACCAACATCGTGAACGCTGGTCATATGTGCTGCTGGCGGAAGAGTTGCGGCGCATCAGCTCACAGCCGAAGGACGACGCCGCAGAACTGTTCAGACGTATGGTATTCAACTCGCTGATCTCGAACACCGACGATCATCCGCGCAACCATGCGGTGATCGCCAGGGACAAGGACTGGAAGCTCTCGCCTGCCTACGACCTGACACCTTCAATGCCGATCAGCCTGGAGAGGCGCGACCTCGCCATGACGTGCGGTGACTTCGGACGCTACGCAAACGCAGAGAACATGCTCTCGCAATGCGCGCGCTTCCACCTCAAGCCCGAGGAGGCGGCTGCGATCATCGACGCGATGGAGGAGCGGGTCAAAGAAACCTGGTACGAAACCGCCCGCCGCGAAGGCGTCCCCGAAATAGACTGCGAGACAATCAGCACGGCTTTTGCCTATCCCGGTTTCCGGCTAGAGCTCCAGAAAAACCAATAG
- a CDS encoding ArdC family protein, whose protein sequence is MAVTVRLVPPAIFFRVLKDLQRKENIMSTTKTPRQDIYSRITDQIASALEIGVKPWTQPWNAAHAAGPVSRPLRFNGEGYSGINVLTLWASAMERGFAAPIWMTFKQARELGGHVRKGEKGSPVVYANTIVKTEVDEASGDDVDVTIPFMKGYTVFNVDQIEGLPAHYYAIAAGEQNPDERDAKAEAFFAATGAQIETGGNSAYYRIDTDHIQMPAFETFVDAQRFYATLAHESVHWTRHEDRLDRSFGRKRFGDEGYAREELVAELGAAFLCADLGLVLEDRDDHAAYIGSWLKVLKDDKRAIFSAAAHAQRAADYLHDLQKADRAAA, encoded by the coding sequence GTGGCGGTGACCGTCCGGCTCGTGCCACCGGCCATCTTCTTTCGCGTCCTCAAGGACTTACAGCGAAAGGAGAATATCATGTCTACGACCAAAACACCGCGCCAGGACATCTACAGCCGCATCACCGATCAGATCGCCTCGGCACTGGAAATTGGTGTGAAGCCCTGGACCCAGCCCTGGAACGCCGCCCATGCCGCAGGACCGGTTTCTCGGCCTCTTCGGTTCAATGGCGAAGGCTATAGCGGGATCAACGTTCTGACCCTCTGGGCATCTGCGATGGAGCGCGGATTTGCCGCCCCGATCTGGATGACCTTCAAGCAGGCGCGTGAACTTGGCGGGCACGTCCGCAAGGGCGAGAAGGGCTCGCCCGTCGTCTACGCCAATACCATCGTCAAGACTGAAGTTGATGAGGCTTCCGGAGACGATGTTGATGTCACCATCCCCTTCATGAAGGGCTATACCGTCTTCAACGTTGATCAGATCGAAGGCCTGCCCGCGCATTACTACGCGATCGCTGCGGGTGAGCAGAATCCCGATGAGCGCGATGCGAAGGCCGAGGCGTTCTTCGCGGCGACCGGTGCACAGATCGAGACCGGCGGGAATTCTGCCTACTACCGGATCGATACCGACCATATCCAGATGCCTGCCTTTGAGACCTTTGTTGATGCGCAGCGATTTTACGCGACGCTTGCGCACGAAAGTGTTCACTGGACTCGTCATGAAGACCGGCTTGATCGGAGCTTCGGGCGCAAGCGCTTCGGCGATGAAGGCTATGCCCGCGAAGAACTCGTCGCCGAGCTTGGCGCAGCGTTCCTCTGTGCCGATCTCGGGCTCGTGCTCGAAGACCGTGATGATCATGCTGCTTATATCGGCTCGTGGCTGAAGGTGCTCAAAGACGACAAGCGCGCGATTTTCAGCGCCGCCGCGCACGCGCAGCGCGCTGCCGATTACCTTCATGACTTACAGAAAGCTGATCGGGCCGCCGCGTAG
- a CDS encoding DUF3883 domain-containing protein, whose protein sequence is MAAPGLERCFSMAAFLAFIELREYSAAHPSLSLADALGSLRKLRSGAADLDFHGATALFESFDPDLPWDQTRSGLRLFVYEWVRLSQPTWLRTVPRGREYVRAALTANEVQCFREAGLFSNTPDDDAIIWWDKIAALMRGTADQEKMERARLAERLSLEHERARLAGLGIAREPKWMALEDNGLGYDILSYDLDAGQIVTRLIEVKSTLSDTIILTRGEWKNAASAASRTVFHVWRLPARALQEVPATAMEPHIPQDRGEGSWQDVAVTLKPL, encoded by the coding sequence ATGGCAGCGCCGGGTCTGGAGCGCTGTTTTTCAATGGCGGCGTTCCTCGCCTTTATTGAACTGCGCGAATACAGCGCGGCCCATCCATCGCTTTCTCTTGCTGATGCGCTCGGCAGTCTGCGCAAGCTGCGATCCGGCGCGGCGGACCTTGATTTTCATGGCGCAACGGCGCTCTTTGAATCCTTTGATCCCGATCTGCCGTGGGATCAGACCAGGTCAGGGCTGCGGCTCTTTGTTTATGAATGGGTGCGGCTTTCCCAGCCTACATGGCTGCGAACCGTGCCGAGGGGCAGGGAGTATGTGCGTGCCGCCCTCACAGCCAATGAAGTCCAGTGTTTTCGCGAGGCGGGGCTTTTTAGTAACACGCCTGACGATGATGCGATCATTTGGTGGGACAAGATCGCCGCACTGATGCGCGGGACCGCCGATCAGGAAAAGATGGAACGCGCCCGCCTGGCCGAGCGCTTGTCTTTAGAGCATGAACGCGCGCGCCTTGCCGGTCTTGGCATTGCGCGTGAGCCTAAATGGATGGCGCTCGAAGATAACGGGCTTGGCTATGACATTCTTTCTTACGATCTGGATGCGGGCCAGATCGTAACCCGCCTCATTGAGGTCAAGAGCACGCTTTCGGATACGATTATCCTCACGCGCGGCGAGTGGAAAAACGCTGCGAGTGCTGCCTCGCGCACGGTCTTTCACGTCTGGCGGTTACCTGCGCGTGCTTTGCAGGAAGTTCCCGCTACTGCGATGGAGCCGCATATTCCGCAGGATCGCGGCGAGGGCTCCTGGCAGGATGTCGCGGTAACGCTCAAGCCCTTATAG
- a CDS encoding SNF2-related protein, with the protein MSEPTPIRVDYDAGRLAGTLTIEGDQGSALWDRIRQSAAAKDDYSFSETGITLPWPGVLSLIREFAPLQKKRGFRFKPSPAAKTEIDKFVAQFKTVKAAQAAPPPSLEESEITGRLKAIGFTRRALRDFQIRDLKRLLSLQNGANFSVPGAGKTTVTFALHLLTKQEGQKLIVIGPKSAFTAWSEVVAECIADDASEWVKEPFTILTGGADAVRRGLLSGANRFVINYEQLLSIPDLFATYLSQHPVHLVLDESHRMKGGLAVKRGVVLLNAASLPVRRDILSGTPMPQSPNDLRSQLDFLWPGTGLGLQIAAGRTPRDVIGNLYVRTTKQDLGLPPVTRHFRPVGMGRGQSALYAIVRSEALRDLSSLRSGSGVDIVRARRSVMRLLQLSANPVLALNAMTRDAPHVDSGIAQQVLDDGPSPKMIEVRDLARTLAAEGRKTVIWSIFTDTIEQLERMLADLNPVTVYGAVPSGDPTDPSTREGRLRRFHEDPTCMSFIANPAAAGEGISLHHVCHDAIYLDRSYNSTHYLQSIDRIHRLGLPEGTQTHVHIFQTMAPKGLGCVDHSVSRRLATKLRAMQQLLDDTDLHQIALDEEESEEPIDYDIEPADLIDLIEELEGRASYSEDEGI; encoded by the coding sequence ATGAGTGAGCCGACACCGATCCGGGTTGACTATGATGCGGGGAGGCTTGCCGGGACACTGACCATCGAGGGCGATCAGGGAAGCGCGCTCTGGGATCGTATCCGGCAATCTGCCGCCGCCAAGGATGATTACAGCTTTTCGGAAACGGGCATTACCTTGCCCTGGCCCGGTGTGCTCTCACTAATCCGCGAGTTTGCACCGCTTCAAAAAAAGCGCGGATTCCGCTTCAAACCCAGCCCGGCTGCCAAGACAGAAATCGACAAATTCGTTGCGCAGTTCAAGACTGTCAAAGCTGCGCAGGCCGCGCCGCCGCCATCGCTTGAGGAAAGTGAAATCACGGGGCGGCTCAAGGCGATCGGTTTTACCAGGCGCGCGCTTCGTGATTTTCAGATTCGCGATCTCAAGCGGCTTCTTTCCCTGCAGAACGGTGCCAACTTCTCGGTTCCCGGCGCGGGCAAGACGACGGTGACCTTCGCGCTTCACCTGCTGACAAAGCAGGAAGGGCAAAAGCTCATCGTCATCGGTCCCAAGAGTGCCTTTACCGCCTGGAGCGAGGTCGTTGCCGAGTGTATCGCTGATGATGCGTCGGAGTGGGTGAAGGAGCCTTTCACCATCTTGACGGGCGGCGCGGACGCGGTTCGGCGCGGCCTGCTCTCCGGTGCCAACCGGTTTGTCATCAACTATGAGCAGCTTCTGTCGATCCCGGATCTGTTCGCCACATATCTTTCCCAACATCCGGTGCATCTCGTGCTTGATGAGTCGCACCGCATGAAAGGCGGGCTTGCGGTCAAGCGCGGGGTCGTCCTGCTGAATGCCGCCTCGCTTCCGGTCCGCCGCGATATTCTGAGCGGAACGCCGATGCCGCAATCGCCCAATGATCTGCGCTCGCAGCTCGATTTTTTGTGGCCCGGCACAGGGCTTGGCCTGCAGATCGCCGCCGGGCGCACGCCGCGCGATGTCATCGGCAATCTGTACGTCAGGACGACAAAGCAGGATCTTGGCCTGCCCCCGGTCACGCGGCACTTCAGACCGGTCGGTATGGGCAGGGGGCAAAGCGCTCTTTACGCGATCGTGCGCAGCGAAGCCTTGCGCGATCTGAGCTCCCTGCGCTCGGGCAGCGGCGTTGATATTGTCAGAGCGCGGCGCTCTGTGATGCGCCTGCTGCAGCTTTCCGCCAATCCGGTACTCGCGCTTAATGCGATGACACGCGATGCGCCGCATGTTGATTCCGGGATCGCGCAGCAGGTGCTCGATGACGGCCCGTCGCCCAAGATGATCGAGGTCCGCGATCTTGCCCGCACACTCGCAGCCGAAGGCCGCAAAACCGTTATCTGGAGCATATTCACCGATACGATCGAGCAGCTGGAGCGCATGCTTGCCGATCTTAACCCGGTAACCGTCTATGGCGCGGTGCCGTCCGGTGATCCTACCGATCCTTCAACGCGCGAAGGGCGGCTGCGCCGCTTCCACGAAGACCCTACCTGCATGAGTTTTATCGCCAATCCGGCGGCGGCAGGCGAAGGCATCAGCCTGCACCATGTCTGTCACGATGCCATCTATCTCGACCGCTCTTACAACTCGACACACTACTTGCAGTCGATCGACCGTATTCATCGCCTCGGTCTGCCCGAGGGCACGCAGACCCATGTCCACATCTTCCAGACAATGGCCCCTAAAGGGCTCGGATGCGTCGATCACTCGGTCAGCCGCCGCCTTGCAACAAAGCTACGGGCCATGCAGCAACTGCTCGATGATACCGACCTGCACCAGATCGCGCTCGATGAAGAGGAATCTGAAGAGCCCATCGACTACGATATCGAGCCTGCGGACCTGATCGATTTGATCGAAGAGCTTGAAGGCCGCGCGAGCTACAGCGAAGACGAAGGTATCTGA
- a CDS encoding restriction endonuclease has translation MKLDATYSHHNGVDLWQERDLYEWATDIFEAPKIKVGEVSTTVIRDHVKGELETDGWAFNVRIDAEVDLTVFARKGDLAFQLQTGNISRYAYDLIKLQHLYIKREIESAILAVPTKAAAVKIGSNIANDERIWNELNIFDRIITLPIMLIAFE, from the coding sequence ATGAAGCTCGATGCGACTTACTCGCACCATAACGGGGTCGATCTCTGGCAAGAGCGCGATCTCTACGAATGGGCAACGGACATCTTTGAAGCACCGAAGATCAAGGTTGGCGAGGTTTCGACAACTGTGATCCGCGACCATGTGAAGGGCGAGCTTGAGACCGACGGCTGGGCCTTCAACGTACGCATTGACGCCGAGGTCGATCTCACTGTCTTTGCCCGCAAGGGCGATCTCGCCTTTCAGTTGCAGACCGGCAATATCAGCCGCTATGCCTACGATCTGATAAAGCTTCAGCATCTTTATATAAAGCGCGAAATCGAAAGCGCGATCCTTGCCGTTCCGACCAAGGCGGCTGCAGTGAAAATCGGCAGCAATATCGCCAATGACGAGCGCATCTGGAATGAGCTTAACATCTTCGATCGTATCATCACCCTTCCCATAATGCTGATCGCTTTTGAATAA